One Deinococcus grandis DNA window includes the following coding sequences:
- a CDS encoding lysophospholipid acyltransferase family protein, whose translation MSDAAHPDTPSAPPAPRVQTEPPAPPVIPWVYRLVVETTYLPVIFSGMHLEVHGREHMPPPGTPLVVAANHVSALDPFLVARALPPGRFLQFMAKKELFIPGIGDIIRAGGSFPVDRSGNDLGAVRTSLRILKANGTVGIFPQGTRGGHEMQGGVALIAAKGRAPILPAGVSRDGRRWIIRFGAPIPPRGGIKAITGELGEVLSTLAVPVGQRL comes from the coding sequence ATGAGTGACGCCGCTCACCCCGACACCCCCTCTGCCCCGCCCGCCCCCAGGGTCCAGACCGAACCCCCGGCCCCGCCCGTGATTCCGTGGGTGTACCGGCTGGTGGTGGAGACCACGTACCTGCCCGTCATCTTCAGCGGCATGCACCTGGAGGTGCACGGCCGGGAGCACATGCCGCCGCCCGGCACGCCGCTGGTCGTCGCGGCCAATCACGTGAGCGCCCTGGACCCGTTCCTGGTCGCGCGGGCGCTGCCGCCGGGCCGGTTCCTGCAGTTCATGGCGAAGAAGGAACTGTTCATCCCGGGCATCGGGGACATCATCCGCGCCGGGGGGTCCTTCCCGGTGGACCGCAGCGGGAACGACCTGGGCGCCGTGCGCACGTCGCTGCGCATCCTGAAGGCGAACGGCACGGTCGGGATCTTCCCGCAGGGCACGCGCGGCGGGCATGAAATGCAGGGCGGCGTGGCCCTGATCGCCGCGAAGGGCCGCGCGCCCATCCTGCCCGCCGGAGTCAGCCGCGACGGCAGGCGCTGGATCATCCGCTTCGGGGCGCCCATCCCGCCACGCGGCGGCATCAAGGCCATCACCGGGGAACTCGGCGAGGTGCTGTCCACGCTGGCCGTCCCCGTCGGGCAGCGGCTGTAG
- a CDS encoding FecCD family ABC transporter permease, producing the protein MQAAAPRRGLGVGLGTLLLAALLLAAVVLGTGLGSVTIPPGQVLGALWRGVTRQALEGNDVIVWQIRLPRVVMGALVGASLSVCGGAFQGVFRNPLADPYLLGVASGSALGATVAIVAGWPRALIPVSALLTALVAVACTLSLAREGRRFPPTRLILAGVVVGSVLSAATTALILRGEDRARQVLAYTLGDLGFSGWRDVLTVLPYAALGCGALLLLARALDTLQLGELTARSLGVPVERLRLIAVIAASLATAGAVAYVGVIGFVGLIVPHMIRLAFGPGHRTLLPLSALLGGALLVGADLLARTTPLSQVGIVTTLLGGPFFLWLLRKERHD; encoded by the coding sequence ATGCAGGCCGCCGCGCCCCGCCGGGGGCTGGGGGTGGGCCTGGGCACGCTGCTGCTCGCGGCGCTGCTGCTGGCCGCCGTGGTCCTGGGCACCGGGCTGGGCAGCGTGACGATCCCGCCCGGCCAGGTGCTGGGCGCGCTGTGGCGCGGCGTGACCCGGCAGGCGCTGGAGGGGAACGACGTGATCGTGTGGCAGATCCGCCTGCCGCGCGTGGTGATGGGGGCGCTGGTGGGCGCGAGCCTCAGCGTGTGCGGGGGCGCCTTCCAGGGCGTGTTCCGTAATCCGCTGGCGGACCCGTACCTGCTGGGCGTCGCCAGCGGCAGCGCGCTGGGCGCCACGGTCGCCATCGTGGCGGGGTGGCCCCGCGCGCTGATCCCGGTGTCGGCGCTGCTGACCGCGCTGGTCGCCGTGGCGTGCACGCTGTCCCTGGCGCGCGAGGGACGGCGTTTTCCCCCCACGCGGCTGATCCTGGCGGGCGTGGTGGTGGGCAGCGTCCTGAGTGCGGCGACGACCGCGCTGATCCTGCGCGGCGAGGACCGCGCGCGGCAGGTGCTGGCGTACACGCTGGGCGACCTGGGCTTCAGCGGCTGGCGGGACGTGCTGACCGTGCTGCCGTACGCGGCGCTGGGCTGCGGGGCGCTGCTGCTGCTGGCCCGCGCGCTGGACACCCTGCAACTGGGCGAACTGACCGCCCGCAGCCTGGGTGTCCCGGTCGAGCGGCTGCGGCTCATCGCGGTGATCGCCGCGAGCCTCGCCACGGCGGGCGCGGTGGCGTACGTGGGCGTGATCGGCTTCGTGGGACTCATCGTGCCGCACATGATCCGCCTCGCGTTCGGTCCCGGTCACCGCACGCTGCTGCCCCTCTCGGCGCTGCTGGGTGGGGCGCTGCTGGTCGGCGCGGACCTGCTGGCCCGCACCACGCCACTGTCGCAGGTGGGCATCGTGACGACCCTGCTGGGCGGCCCGTTCTTCCTGTGGCTGCTGCGCAAGGAACGCCATGACTGA
- a CDS encoding ABC transporter substrate-binding protein has product MTAPQRIVSLLPSATDLLFDLLTDLGLAGRVVGVSHSCDHPRARHLPVLTRSIVDSGAPQAEIDRAVSEAVREGRALYQVDGERLDRLKPDLVVTQGVCEVCAVTPGTLQDAVRYLPGCLPAANVLSLDGRSVQGILDDLRALAAAAGLPETGEALARQAQADWDAIRPVPHAPRVLTLEWTEPPFSGGHWVPEQVVRAGGMNVLGTPGTDSGRATWEQIAPLRPDVSVVLCCGYGLRDNVTFARDLPDLPLGEVWAVDANALFSRPALGVVRGAQVLAELLRGQAVPGHSERIR; this is encoded by the coding sequence ATGACCGCCCCCCAGCGCATCGTGAGCCTGCTGCCCAGCGCCACCGACCTGCTGTTCGATCTGCTGACCGACCTGGGCCTGGCGGGGCGCGTGGTGGGCGTCAGTCACTCCTGCGATCACCCGCGCGCCCGGCACCTGCCGGTCCTGACCCGGTCCATCGTGGACAGCGGCGCCCCGCAGGCCGAGATCGACCGGGCCGTCAGTGAGGCCGTGCGGGAGGGCCGCGCCCTGTACCAGGTGGACGGCGAACGGCTCGACCGACTGAAGCCCGATCTGGTGGTCACGCAGGGCGTGTGCGAGGTCTGCGCCGTCACGCCCGGCACGCTGCAGGACGCTGTGCGTTACCTGCCCGGCTGCCTGCCCGCCGCAAACGTCCTCAGCCTGGATGGCAGGAGCGTGCAGGGCATCCTGGACGACCTGCGCGCCCTGGCCGCCGCTGCCGGTCTCCCCGAGACTGGTGAGGCCCTCGCCCGGCAGGCGCAGGCCGACTGGGACGCCATCCGGCCCGTTCCTCACGCGCCGCGCGTCCTGACGCTGGAGTGGACCGAACCGCCCTTCTCCGGCGGGCACTGGGTGCCCGAGCAGGTGGTGCGGGCGGGCGGCATGAACGTCCTGGGCACCCCTGGCACCGACTCGGGCCGCGCCACCTGGGAGCAGATCGCGCCCCTGCGCCCGGACGTGAGCGTCGTCCTGTGCTGCGGGTACGGCCTGCGCGACAACGTCACGTTCGCCCGCGACCTGCCGGACCTCCCGCTGGGAGAGGTGTGGGCGGTGGACGCCAACGCGCTGTTCAGCCGCCCCGCGCTGGGCGTCGTGCGCGGCGCGCAGGTCCTCGCCGAGCTGCTGCGCGGCCAAGCAGTCCCCGGCCACAGCGAACGCATCCGCTGA
- a CDS encoding (2Fe-2S) ferredoxin domain-containing protein: MPPKYFPTHGHLLVCQGPNCQARGSALLHRALWNHLERQSLAYYKRGGTLRLTESGCLGACSYGPALCVYRPDPGGAGLEEAWYAAVDFPLAARVAQATHDRAPLPAEHRYGPNEQA, encoded by the coding sequence ATGCCCCCGAAGTACTTCCCCACCCACGGCCACCTGCTCGTCTGCCAGGGCCCGAACTGTCAGGCGCGCGGCTCGGCGCTGCTGCACAGGGCACTCTGGAATCACCTGGAACGCCAGTCGCTCGCGTACTACAAACGCGGCGGCACGCTGCGCCTCACCGAGAGCGGCTGCCTGGGCGCATGCAGCTACGGCCCGGCGCTGTGCGTGTACCGCCCCGACCCCGGCGGCGCGGGCCTGGAGGAAGCGTGGTACGCCGCCGTGGACTTCCCGCTGGCCGCGCGGGTGGCGCAGGCCACGCACGACCGCGCGCCCCTGCCCGCCGAGCACCGCTACGGGCCGAACGAACAGGCCTGA
- a CDS encoding DinB family protein, protein MNVDLGTVRAQLVRTPGVLDGLLRGLPEHWAGLDEGPGTWSPRGVVAHLSHADRTNWLPRARVLLASGEAEVFPPFDRAGHQAAEAARPLDELLDDFAAVRAESLRALDALNLGPAELARRGTHPEFGPVTLGQLLATWAAHELDHVLQITRTLGGGYREAVGPWRAYLRIMRPA, encoded by the coding sequence ATGAACGTGGATCTGGGGACGGTGCGGGCGCAACTGGTGCGGACGCCGGGCGTGCTGGACGGGCTGCTGCGCGGGCTTCCGGAGCACTGGGCGGGGCTGGACGAGGGGCCGGGGACGTGGTCGCCGCGTGGGGTGGTGGCGCACCTGTCGCACGCGGACCGCACGAACTGGCTGCCGCGCGCGCGGGTGCTGCTCGCATCGGGTGAGGCAGAGGTGTTCCCGCCGTTCGACCGGGCCGGGCATCAGGCGGCGGAGGCGGCGCGGCCGCTGGATGAACTGCTGGACGACTTCGCGGCAGTGCGCGCGGAGAGCCTGCGGGCACTGGACGCCCTGAACCTGGGCCCGGCGGAACTGGCGCGGCGGGGCACGCACCCGGAGTTCGGGCCGGTGACACTGGGGCAGTTGCTGGCGACCTGGGCGGCGCATGAACTGGATCACGTCCTGCAGATCACGCGCACGCTGGGCGGCGGGTACCGGGAGGCGGTGGGGCCGTGGCGGGCGTACCTGCGGATCATGCGGCCCGCGTAG
- a CDS encoding HRDC domain-containing protein has protein sequence MTDPVTSVRPDARLVRLHAGRGDPHARLAGALADLEGAAWGLLLRDETALARQLAEHLGAGTLRVDARVRVSREALAAAGLAAASVDADWRGARAVWLLEPTPAELERARRAGVPVIVDATLAPGGNWLAQGARLVVYRDSVTLTGHGDAPLSALFGAGAAPAPVAAAPSDLSVALALRDVATLPLRLARVARTTSQLAERMGGAAQPAGPTALLLAPDEAADSEAPLGGVLAAARSVPGGVLITPGLEDARVALALLRGEATAEEVPAPQATPDPAPQEEDRREQRPEGRTEGRPDQRGEFRERRESRDRFERRERGGRRDDRRDDRRERGGRDRFERRDFRPPVNGARGEQPDAPSTPSQPDVPERFTFEPPAAAAPVSPPAPAPVPAPQPEPEETWEPEIVFSDSPAQVAAPLPTPVSSGPDAPNLPQVPDVRHQAVEQQDQPTEEQAVEELPDTQPQPEPTPEPAPVILPPDLPGGKEDPAANLTDEQMAVYARLREWRNAEAKRQEISRFIIASNATLAEIARRVPYTLDDLREVKGMGQARLGKYGDRILDVVRG, from the coding sequence ATGACTGATCCCGTGACTTCCGTTCGTCCTGACGCCCGGCTCGTGCGCCTGCACGCCGGGCGGGGCGATCCGCACGCCCGCCTCGCCGGGGCGCTCGCCGACCTGGAGGGCGCCGCGTGGGGCCTGCTGCTGCGCGACGAGACCGCCCTGGCCCGCCAGCTGGCCGAGCACCTGGGCGCGGGCACGCTGCGGGTGGACGCCCGCGTGCGCGTCAGCCGCGAGGCGCTGGCCGCCGCCGGGCTGGCTGCCGCGAGCGTGGACGCCGACTGGCGCGGCGCGCGCGCCGTGTGGCTGCTGGAACCCACCCCGGCCGAGCTGGAGCGCGCCCGCCGCGCCGGGGTGCCCGTGATCGTGGACGCCACGCTGGCGCCCGGTGGGAACTGGCTGGCGCAGGGCGCGCGACTGGTCGTGTACCGCGACAGCGTGACCCTGACCGGGCACGGCGACGCGCCCCTGAGCGCCCTGTTCGGCGCGGGGGCCGCGCCCGCCCCGGTGGCCGCCGCGCCCAGCGACCTGAGCGTGGCGCTGGCGCTGCGGGACGTGGCGACGCTGCCGCTGCGGCTGGCGCGCGTGGCCCGCACGACCTCGCAGCTGGCCGAGCGGATGGGCGGCGCGGCGCAGCCCGCCGGGCCGACGGCGCTGCTCCTGGCGCCCGACGAGGCGGCGGACAGCGAGGCTCCGCTGGGTGGCGTGCTGGCGGCGGCGCGCAGCGTGCCGGGCGGCGTCCTGATCACGCCCGGCCTGGAGGACGCCCGCGTGGCGCTGGCCCTGCTGCGCGGCGAGGCCACCGCAGAAGAGGTGCCCGCCCCGCAGGCGACCCCGGACCCCGCGCCGCAGGAGGAGGACCGCCGCGAGCAGCGCCCGGAGGGCCGGACAGAGGGCCGCCCGGATCAGCGGGGCGAGTTCCGGGAGCGCCGCGAGAGCCGCGACCGCTTCGAGCGGCGCGAGCGTGGGGGCCGCCGGGATGACCGGCGCGACGACCGCCGTGAGCGGGGCGGCCGTGACCGTTTCGAGCGCCGTGACTTCCGCCCGCCCGTGAACGGTGCGCGCGGCGAGCAGCCCGACGCACCCAGCACCCCCTCCCAGCCGGACGTGCCTGAACGCTTCACCTTCGAGCCTCCAGCCGCCGCGGCCCCCGTGAGCCCGCCCGCGCCCGCCCCGGTGCCCGCCCCCCAGCCCGAGCCGGAGGAGACCTGGGAGCCCGAGATCGTGTTCAGCGACTCGCCCGCGCAGGTCGCCGCGCCGCTGCCCACCCCGGTCAGCAGCGGCCCCGACGCCCCCAACCTCCCGCAGGTGCCGGACGTGCGCCATCAGGCCGTCGAGCAACAGGACCAGCCCACCGAGGAACAGGCAGTCGAGGAACTCCCCGACACCCAGCCGCAACCGGAACCCACGCCCGAACCCGCCCCGGTCATCCTGCCCCCGGACCTGCCCGGCGGGAAGGAAGACCCGGCGGCGAACCTCACCGACGAGCAGATGGCCGTGTACGCCCGCCTGCGCGAGTGGCGCAACGCCGAGGCCAAACGCCAGGAGATCAGCCGCTTCATCATCGCCAGCAACGCCACCCTGGCCGAGATCGCCCGGCGCGTCCCGTACACCCTGGACGACCTGCGCGAGGTCAAGGGCATGGGACAGGCCCGCCTGGGCAAGTACGGCGACCGGATCCTGGACGTCGTGCGCGGCTGA
- a CDS encoding SDR family NAD(P)-dependent oxidoreductase, producing MRFAKRLLLTAAVGAVAARRVLRAPYDLTGRAALVTGGSRGLGLALARELLGRGASVTLMARTAADLDRARARLNAGTRVQVVVGDVTSGADLDRAVQETVRAHGRLDVLVNNAGLIQVGPLADMTEADFRSILEVNALAPLRLTLAARPHLRGGGRVLIVSSVGGRVAVPHLAPYSVSKFASAGLGQALRSELAREGITVTTVLPGLMRTGSPMNASVKGRHAQEYAWFATADSLPVVSLDAREAARRIVNALVRGDAETMVGGPAWLLRVGQALAPQLTADLMVLTNRLLPAPAGADVTRAGRDVEGSLTQGNPIKRAAEAEFNQRGAHGKPRRGDLG from the coding sequence ATGCGATTTGCGAAACGACTGCTTCTGACGGCGGCGGTGGGGGCGGTGGCGGCCCGCCGCGTCCTGCGCGCGCCGTACGACCTGACGGGCCGCGCGGCCCTGGTGACCGGCGGCTCGCGCGGGCTGGGGCTGGCGCTGGCCCGTGAGCTGCTGGGCCGCGGCGCGAGCGTCACCCTGATGGCCCGCACGGCCGCCGATCTGGACCGCGCCCGGGCGCGCCTGAACGCGGGCACGCGGGTGCAGGTGGTCGTGGGGGACGTGACGAGCGGAGCGGACCTGGACCGCGCCGTGCAGGAGACGGTGCGGGCGCACGGGCGGCTGGACGTGCTCGTGAACAACGCGGGGCTCATTCAGGTGGGGCCGCTGGCGGACATGACCGAGGCCGACTTCCGGTCCATCCTGGAGGTGAACGCCCTGGCTCCGCTGCGCCTGACGCTCGCGGCGCGCCCGCACCTGCGCGGGGGCGGGCGGGTGCTGATCGTGTCGTCGGTGGGGGGGCGGGTGGCGGTGCCGCATCTGGCGCCGTACTCGGTGAGCAAGTTCGCGTCGGCGGGGCTGGGTCAGGCGCTGCGTTCGGAGCTGGCGCGCGAGGGCATCACGGTGACGACGGTGCTGCCGGGCCTGATGCGTACCGGCAGTCCCATGAACGCCAGCGTGAAGGGCCGTCACGCGCAGGAGTACGCGTGGTTCGCCACGGCGGACAGCCTGCCGGTGGTGTCGCTGGACGCGCGGGAGGCGGCGCGGCGGATCGTGAACGCCCTGGTGCGCGGGGACGCGGAGACGATGGTGGGCGGCCCGGCGTGGCTGCTGCGCGTGGGGCAGGCGCTGGCGCCGCAGCTCACGGCGGACCTGATGGTCCTGACGAACCGGTTGCTGCCCGCCCCGGCGGGCGCGGACGTCACGCGGGCAGGCCGGGACGTGGAGGGGAGCCTCACTCAGGGAAATCCCATCAAGCGCGCGGCCGAAGCGGAGTTCAACCAGCGCGGGGCGCACGGGAAGCCGCGCCGGGGCGACCTGGGCTGA
- a CDS encoding vWA domain-containing protein produces MARVTRYSKFEGELDQLESSELMQMIQEALLGQGMNDPYDPDPDARPSMDDLFDAILQALAERNMIPEEQLMEAMQADDIRETGLGQQIQRLMDRLQQDGFIRKEFEDGEGGGAGDPGDAKFQLTDKSIDFLGYKSLRDLMGGLGRSSAGSHDTREYASGVEMTGELKGYEFGDTMNLDTTATLGNVISKGFDNLEESDLVIRQAEYNSSAATVVLLDCSHSMILYGEDRFTPAKQVALALAHLIRTQYPGDTVKFVLFHDSAEEVPVGKLAQAQIGPYHTNTAGGLRLAQQLLKRENKDMKQIVMITDGKPSALTLPDGRIYKNAYGLDPYVLGATLREVANCRRSGIQVNTFMLARDPDLVGFVRRVSEMTRGKAYFTTPHNIGQYVLMDFMTNKTKMIN; encoded by the coding sequence ATGGCGCGTGTCACGCGGTACAGCAAGTTCGAGGGGGAACTCGATCAGCTCGAGAGCAGCGAGCTGATGCAGATGATTCAGGAGGCGCTGCTGGGCCAGGGCATGAACGACCCGTACGACCCGGACCCGGACGCGCGCCCCAGCATGGACGACCTGTTCGACGCGATCCTGCAGGCGCTCGCCGAGCGGAACATGATCCCGGAGGAGCAGCTGATGGAGGCCATGCAGGCCGACGACATCCGCGAGACCGGGCTGGGCCAGCAGATTCAGCGCCTGATGGACCGCCTGCAGCAGGACGGCTTCATCCGCAAGGAGTTCGAGGATGGCGAGGGGGGCGGCGCGGGTGATCCGGGCGACGCGAAGTTCCAGTTGACCGACAAGAGCATCGATTTCCTGGGGTACAAGAGCTTGCGGGACCTGATGGGCGGCCTGGGGCGCAGCAGCGCCGGGTCGCACGACACGCGCGAGTACGCGTCGGGCGTCGAGATGACCGGTGAACTCAAGGGGTACGAGTTCGGGGACACCATGAACCTCGACACGACCGCCACGCTCGGGAACGTGATCAGCAAGGGCTTCGACAACCTGGAGGAGTCGGATCTGGTGATCCGGCAGGCGGAGTACAACTCGTCGGCGGCGACGGTGGTGCTGCTGGACTGCTCGCACTCCATGATCCTGTACGGCGAGGACCGCTTCACGCCCGCCAAGCAGGTGGCGCTGGCCCTGGCGCACCTGATCCGCACGCAGTACCCGGGGGACACCGTGAAGTTCGTTCTGTTCCACGACAGCGCCGAGGAAGTCCCGGTCGGGAAGCTCGCGCAGGCGCAGATCGGGCCGTACCACACGAACACTGCGGGCGGCCTGCGGCTGGCGCAGCAGCTGCTGAAGCGCGAGAACAAGGACATGAAGCAGATCGTGATGATCACCGACGGGAAACCCTCGGCGCTGACGCTGCCGGACGGGCGCATTTACAAGAACGCGTACGGTCTGGACCCGTACGTGCTGGGCGCGACGCTGCGCGAGGTGGCGAACTGCCGCCGCAGCGGCATTCAGGTGAACACGTTCATGCTGGCCCGCGACCCGGACCTGGTGGGCTTCGTACGCCGCGTCAGCGAGATGACGCGCGGCAAGGCGTACTTCACGACACCGCACAACATCGGGCAGTACGTGCTGATGGACTTCATGACGAACAAGACGAAGATGATCAACTGA
- a CDS encoding ABC transporter substrate-binding protein encodes MKGILTLITLSGALSGAAAATSYPLTITDDLGRKVILKTEPKRIVSVLPSTTETVCALGLCDRLVGVDDYSDFPQQVTKLPKVGGLYNPNIEAMVALKPDVVLVSQYGKLAEPLTQAGITVIAVNPETYDEVFSKTLLLGKILNREAQARALVGKIKGDIARVEILTKNAVRKPTAYFEIDPTPYSIGPNSFMGVLLTKAGARNIIPASMGDFPKVDPEFIVKANPQLILGVDAKTAGARPGWSGISALKTGKVKDIPAELNTMLGRPGPRLGQALMGLAKLIHPELFR; translated from the coding sequence ATGAAAGGCATCCTGACCCTGATCACCCTGAGCGGCGCCCTGAGTGGCGCGGCCGCCGCGACCTCCTACCCGCTGACGATCACCGACGACCTGGGCCGCAAGGTGATCCTGAAGACCGAGCCGAAGCGGATCGTCAGCGTGCTGCCCAGCACCACCGAGACGGTGTGCGCGCTGGGCCTGTGCGACCGCCTGGTGGGCGTGGACGACTACAGCGACTTCCCGCAGCAGGTGACGAAACTGCCGAAGGTGGGTGGCCTGTACAACCCGAACATCGAGGCGATGGTGGCGCTGAAACCCGACGTGGTGCTCGTCAGCCAGTACGGGAAGCTGGCCGAGCCGCTGACGCAGGCGGGGATCACGGTGATCGCCGTGAATCCCGAGACGTACGACGAGGTGTTCAGCAAGACGCTGCTGCTCGGGAAGATCCTGAACCGCGAGGCGCAGGCCAGGGCCCTGGTCGGGAAGATCAAGGGCGACATCGCGCGCGTGGAGATCCTCACGAAGAACGCCGTGCGCAAACCCACGGCGTACTTCGAGATCGACCCCACCCCGTACTCGATCGGGCCGAACTCGTTCATGGGCGTGCTGCTCACCAAGGCGGGCGCGCGGAACATCATCCCGGCCAGCATGGGCGACTTCCCGAAGGTGGACCCGGAATTCATCGTGAAGGCCAACCCGCAGCTGATCCTCGGCGTGGACGCGAAGACGGCGGGCGCGCGTCCCGGCTGGAGCGGCATCAGCGCCCTGAAAACCGGGAAGGTCAAGGACATCCCGGCGGAGCTGAACACCATGCTGGGCCGCCCGGGGCCGCGCCTGGGACAGGCGCTGATGGGCCTGGCGAAACTGATTCACCCGGAACTGTTCAGGTAA
- a CDS encoding ABC transporter ATP-binding protein — protein MTDLLRHTAPCQPEATPRDALVARDVHVQAGSFPAVRGVSATFRPGVFSAVIGPNGAGKSTLLRALLGLNPVTGGEVTLAGRPLGAWSRAQRSRQLAYLAQSEGLPDGARVRDVVALGRGAGDWRFGLLPRTPWTPADEAAVDAALDRTDTRRFEDRRVSELSGGERQRAALARALAAEPRFLLLDEPTNHLDLAYALDVVRYLRCEVAGGLGVVAVLHDLNLAARADHLVLLHGGRVQASGTPREVLTPGHLHAAYGLHVNVVQHADRLLVIPQD, from the coding sequence ATGACTGACCTGCTGCGTCACACGGCGCCATGCCAGCCGGAGGCGACCCCCCGGGACGCCCTGGTCGCGCGGGACGTGCATGTGCAGGCCGGGTCGTTCCCGGCGGTGCGCGGCGTGAGTGCCACGTTCCGGCCCGGCGTGTTCAGCGCCGTGATCGGCCCGAACGGCGCCGGCAAGAGCACGCTGCTGCGCGCCCTGCTGGGCCTGAATCCGGTCACGGGGGGCGAGGTGACCCTGGCCGGGCGGCCCCTGGGGGCCTGGAGCCGCGCGCAGCGGTCGCGGCAGCTGGCGTACCTCGCGCAGAGCGAGGGGCTGCCGGACGGGGCGCGCGTGCGGGACGTGGTGGCGCTGGGGCGCGGCGCGGGCGACTGGCGCTTCGGGCTGCTGCCCCGCACCCCCTGGACGCCCGCCGACGAGGCCGCCGTGGACGCCGCGCTGGACCGCACCGACACCCGCCGCTTCGAGGACCGCCGCGTGTCCGAACTCAGCGGCGGGGAGCGGCAGCGGGCAGCGCTGGCCCGCGCGCTGGCGGCCGAACCGCGCTTCCTGCTGCTGGACGAACCCACCAACCACCTCGACCTCGCGTACGCGCTGGACGTCGTGCGTTACCTGCGCTGCGAGGTCGCGGGCGGGCTGGGCGTCGTGGCGGTCCTGCACGACCTGAACCTCGCCGCGCGCGCCGACCACCTCGTGCTGCTGCATGGCGGGCGGGTGCAGGCCAGCGGCACCCCGCGCGAGGTACTGACGCCCGGGCACCTGCACGCCGCGTACGGGCTGCACGTCAACGTGGTGCAGCACGCAGACCGCCTGCTGGTCATCCCGCAGGATTGA
- a CDS encoding catalase family protein, with product MNPDFVRYRDDLERPQPDEARTFAQLARVMQGYSEAFHTRYHHAVRPVHSKGHGLLIGELEVPDLPPHLAQGLFAAPGRHPAAVRLSTPPGDILPDSVSTPRALALKVIGPPAPMLDGHAGEVTQDFLLNNGPVFAARDASGFLNNQLPIRLILNAPEELKVAAALGAQVAARVAPEGSPLAGALKQLGGHPSTHPLGETYYSQLPLRWGEYVAKVALVPTSDHLRALIGQAVRVLGPGRADALRAAVAQVIRASGGTWDLRAQLCTDETHMPIEDGSVRWDETLSPFVTVARLHVPPQDPARPDKLVFADDRLSFSPWHAHAAHRPLGSAMRARRHVYEQSAAFRREHNDEPLREPRTAGDLPTP from the coding sequence ATGAACCCTGACTTCGTGCGGTACCGCGACGACCTGGAACGCCCGCAGCCCGACGAGGCGCGCACCTTCGCGCAGCTGGCCCGCGTCATGCAGGGCTACAGCGAGGCGTTCCACACCCGGTACCACCACGCGGTACGCCCCGTGCACAGCAAGGGTCACGGCCTGCTGATCGGGGAACTGGAGGTCCCGGACCTGCCGCCCCACCTCGCGCAGGGGCTGTTCGCCGCGCCCGGGCGCCACCCGGCGGCCGTGCGGCTGTCCACCCCGCCCGGCGACATCCTGCCGGACAGCGTCTCCACGCCGCGCGCACTGGCCCTGAAGGTGATCGGCCCGCCCGCCCCCATGCTGGACGGCCACGCGGGCGAGGTCACGCAGGACTTCCTGCTCAACAACGGCCCCGTCTTCGCCGCGAGGGACGCCAGCGGGTTCCTGAATAATCAACTGCCCATCCGCCTGATCCTGAACGCCCCGGAGGAACTCAAGGTCGCCGCCGCGCTGGGCGCGCAGGTCGCGGCGCGCGTCGCACCCGAGGGCAGCCCGCTGGCGGGCGCCCTGAAACAACTCGGCGGGCACCCCTCCACCCACCCGCTGGGCGAGACGTACTACTCGCAGCTGCCCCTCCGCTGGGGCGAGTACGTGGCGAAGGTGGCCCTCGTGCCCACCTCTGACCACCTGCGCGCCCTGATCGGGCAGGCGGTCCGCGTCCTGGGGCCGGGCCGCGCCGACGCCCTGCGCGCCGCCGTCGCCCAGGTCATCCGCGCGTCGGGCGGCACCTGGGACCTGCGCGCGCAGCTGTGCACCGACGAGACCCACATGCCCATCGAGGACGGCTCGGTCCGCTGGGACGAGACCCTCAGCCCTTTCGTGACCGTCGCGCGGCTGCACGTCCCCCCGCAGGACCCCGCGCGGCCCGACAAACTGGTGTTCGCCGACGACCGCCTGAGCTTCAGCCCCTGGCACGCCCACGCCGCGCACCGCCCCCTCGGCAGCGCCATGCGCGCCCGCCGCCACGTCTACGAACAGTCGGCGGCCTTCCGGCGGGAACACAACGACGAACCCCTGCGCGAACCCCGCACCGCAGGCGACCTGCCCACCCCCTGA